The following coding sequences lie in one Cupriavidus sp. WKF15 genomic window:
- a CDS encoding Lrp/AsnC family transcriptional regulator, producing the protein MADPDKLDQTDRHLLSLLQANARESAANLARHLGIARTTVVARIARLERLGAIAGYGVRLGREMGDNAIQAFCGLSVQPKAGPAIVRALQRLPEIEELSSVSGPVDYMAVIRCANHARLDQLLDEIGMLDGVNHTTTSIVLARKIDRRRATD; encoded by the coding sequence ATGGCAGATCCCGACAAGCTCGACCAGACCGACCGGCACCTGCTGTCGCTGCTGCAGGCCAACGCGCGCGAAAGTGCCGCCAACCTGGCCCGCCACCTGGGCATCGCGCGCACCACCGTGGTGGCGCGCATTGCGCGGCTGGAACGTCTTGGCGCGATCGCCGGCTACGGCGTGCGGCTCGGCCGCGAGATGGGCGACAACGCGATCCAGGCCTTCTGCGGGTTGTCGGTGCAGCCCAAGGCGGGCCCTGCCATCGTGCGGGCGCTGCAGCGCCTGCCCGAAATCGAGGAGCTGAGTTCGGTCAGTGGCCCGGTGGACTACATGGCGGTGATCCGCTGCGCCAACCATGCGCGGCTCGACCAGCTGCTCGACGAGATCGGCATGCTCGACGGCGTCAACCACACCACCACGTCGATCGTGCTGGCGAGAAAAATCGACCGCCGACGCGCAACGGATTAG
- the dapB gene encoding 4-hydroxy-tetrahydrodipicolinate reductase, with translation MSNPIRVAVGGVTGWAGGELARGVAHAPDMTLVAGLSRGAAGQPLAQLTGHADTPGVAAASIEALGNTPYDVYVEYTKPAIAKHNILQALAHGAHVVVGTSGLSDEDYAEIDAAARKADRGVLACGNFAITVVLLQKFAEMAARHLDHWEIIDYAKAGKVDVPSGTVRELAFRLGEVKAAQQAVPVDQVNGPRETRGATMSGTQVHAVRLPGYQLGVEVIFGADGQRLHLKHEAGDGSKPYVSGALLAIRKVHTVRGVVRGLDKVMDGI, from the coding sequence ATGAGCAATCCGATCCGTGTCGCCGTCGGCGGCGTAACCGGCTGGGCCGGCGGCGAACTGGCGCGCGGCGTGGCGCACGCGCCCGACATGACGCTGGTGGCGGGCCTGTCGCGCGGCGCCGCCGGGCAGCCGCTGGCGCAGCTGACGGGGCATGCCGATACGCCAGGCGTGGCGGCGGCCAGCATCGAGGCGCTGGGGAACACGCCCTATGACGTCTATGTGGAATACACCAAGCCGGCCATTGCCAAGCACAACATCCTGCAGGCACTGGCGCATGGCGCGCACGTGGTGGTCGGCACTTCTGGGCTGAGCGACGAGGACTATGCCGAGATCGACGCGGCCGCGCGCAAGGCGGACCGCGGCGTGCTGGCGTGCGGCAACTTCGCCATCACCGTGGTGCTGCTGCAGAAGTTCGCGGAAATGGCGGCGCGCCATCTCGACCACTGGGAGATTATCGACTACGCCAAGGCCGGCAAGGTCGACGTGCCGTCCGGCACGGTGCGCGAGCTGGCGTTCCGCCTCGGCGAGGTCAAGGCCGCGCAGCAGGCTGTGCCGGTGGACCAGGTCAACGGCCCGCGCGAGACGCGCGGCGCGACCATGTCCGGCACGCAGGTGCATGCCGTACGGCTGCCCGGCTACCAGCTCGGCGTGGAAGTCATCTTTGGCGCCGACGGCCAGCGCCTGCATCTCAAGCATGAGGCCGGCGACGGCTCCAAGCCCTATGTCTCGGGCGCACTGCTGGCGATCCGCAAGGTCCACACCGTGCGCGGCGTGGTGCGCGGGCTGGACAAGGTGATGGACGGCATCTGA
- a CDS encoding chloride channel protein, producing MTNRAPSEPPGPSSADDGNESVSADTSHNRPEGPADPANARLADTISRRARLAAWRKSRQAGRISRTTLRYAVFMCGAGCVALFSMVFAWIAELALRWNHQVTQASPWIAFVMLPFGLAALRWLTIRLAPQARGSGIPQVIAAVTLPPSGPAQTLLVSFRQSMWKVVLTAAGLLAGASVGREGPSVQVGAAAMLAWGHWCHERLRFRIGFHPNALIAAGAAGGLAAAFNTPLAGVVFAIEELGRGTAVRWDRLVLSGVLTAGFLSLALLGNNPYFVVKVPMLVLHDAWGPVILCAVVCGVLGGLFAKALTGGVPGLLPARWRHWPPAHPVQVAFGCGLVVAALGWATGGATFGTGYEQASALINGESHATLWFGLAKFAATVVSYFAGIPGGIFTPALAIGAGIGENVAHFIPGMLEPRLLALVAMAAFLAGATQAPITASVIVMEMTRTQDLTLFLLAASLLASFISRQFSPHPFYHHVGHAFRREALALVRKAPAG from the coding sequence ATGACCAATCGTGCCCCCTCCGAGCCACCAGGCCCCTCCAGCGCCGACGACGGCAACGAATCCGTCAGCGCCGACACATCGCACAACCGTCCAGAAGGCCCCGCCGACCCGGCCAATGCTCGCCTGGCTGACACGATCAGCCGCCGCGCGCGCCTTGCCGCGTGGCGCAAGTCGCGCCAGGCCGGGCGCATCTCGCGCACCACGCTGCGCTATGCCGTCTTCATGTGTGGCGCCGGCTGCGTCGCGCTGTTCTCCATGGTGTTCGCATGGATCGCCGAACTGGCCCTGCGCTGGAACCACCAGGTGACACAGGCCTCGCCGTGGATCGCGTTTGTGATGCTGCCGTTCGGGCTGGCGGCACTGCGCTGGCTGACCATCAGGCTGGCGCCGCAGGCGCGCGGCAGCGGCATTCCGCAGGTGATCGCCGCCGTCACGTTGCCGCCGTCGGGGCCCGCGCAGACCTTGCTGGTTTCATTCCGCCAGTCGATGTGGAAGGTGGTGCTGACCGCCGCCGGCCTGCTCGCGGGCGCTTCGGTCGGCCGCGAGGGGCCGTCGGTGCAGGTTGGCGCCGCGGCCATGCTGGCGTGGGGCCACTGGTGCCATGAAAGGCTGCGCTTTCGCATCGGCTTCCACCCGAACGCGCTGATCGCGGCTGGCGCCGCGGGCGGCCTGGCGGCGGCGTTCAATACGCCGCTGGCCGGCGTGGTGTTCGCCATCGAGGAGCTAGGCCGCGGCACCGCCGTGCGCTGGGACCGGCTGGTGCTGTCGGGCGTGCTGACGGCAGGCTTCCTGTCGCTGGCATTGCTCGGCAACAACCCGTACTTCGTCGTCAAGGTGCCCATGCTGGTGCTGCATGACGCCTGGGGACCGGTGATCCTGTGCGCGGTGGTGTGCGGTGTGCTCGGCGGGCTGTTTGCCAAGGCGCTGACCGGCGGCGTGCCGGGATTGCTGCCGGCGCGCTGGCGCCACTGGCCGCCCGCGCATCCGGTGCAGGTGGCCTTCGGCTGCGGGCTGGTCGTGGCCGCACTGGGCTGGGCGACGGGCGGAGCGACGTTCGGCACGGGCTATGAGCAGGCTTCGGCCCTGATCAATGGCGAGTCGCACGCCACGCTTTGGTTTGGCCTGGCCAAGTTCGCGGCCACGGTGGTGTCGTATTTCGCGGGCATTCCCGGCGGCATCTTCACGCCGGCGCTGGCCATCGGCGCCGGCATCGGCGAGAACGTGGCGCATTTCATCCCCGGCATGCTCGAGCCGCGCTTGCTGGCGCTGGTGGCCATGGCCGCGTTCCTGGCCGGCGCCACGCAGGCACCGATTACGGCCAGCGTGATCGTCATGGAAATGACGCGCACGCAGGACCTGACGCTTTTCCTGCTGGCGGCTTCGCTGCTGGCATCGTTCATTTCGCGGCAGTTTTCGCCGCACCCGTTCTATCACCACGTGGGCCATGCCTTCCGGCGCGAGGCGCTGGCGCTGGTACGCAAGGCACCCGCAGGCTGA
- a CDS encoding tripartite tricarboxylate transporter substrate binding protein produces the protein MQGRKSGRRAWIAAAAAAVCVLAGGTAPALAAYPDHPIKLVVPYTPGGSTDQFGRAIADGMSRQLGQTVVVENRPGAATMVGTSSVARAPADGYTMVLATNGSMVLNPLLYKKISYDPPRDFKIFSIGTEVPLVVVTNSKVPASNIREFATYAKASGGKLNYSSVGLGNALQLATEMLKTELGIEVTHVPYNGSAPALSALLANDTQLMVDVVSTSLPHIKAGKLKALAVTGRQRLDVLPNVPTVAEGGYPNFQAATWFGLAVPAQTPPEAVAKLRAAADNVLKDAKFRAAFSDLGLVVQPPRTQAEIDRYVEADREHWGKVIRANNITLD, from the coding sequence ATGCAAGGCAGGAAATCTGGCCGCCGGGCCTGGATCGCCGCAGCGGCCGCCGCCGTCTGCGTACTGGCAGGCGGCACCGCGCCCGCGCTGGCCGCTTATCCGGATCATCCGATCAAGCTCGTGGTGCCGTATACCCCGGGCGGCTCGACCGACCAGTTCGGCCGCGCGATTGCCGACGGCATGTCGCGCCAGCTTGGCCAGACCGTGGTGGTGGAAAACCGCCCGGGGGCGGCCACCATGGTTGGCACCAGCAGCGTGGCGCGCGCGCCGGCCGACGGCTACACCATGGTGCTGGCCACCAACGGCAGCATGGTGCTCAATCCCTTGCTGTACAAGAAGATCAGCTACGATCCGCCGCGCGACTTCAAGATATTCAGCATCGGCACCGAAGTGCCGCTGGTGGTGGTGACCAATTCGAAGGTGCCGGCCAGCAACATCCGCGAGTTCGCCACCTATGCCAAGGCCAGTGGCGGCAAGCTCAACTATTCGTCGGTTGGCCTCGGCAACGCGCTGCAGCTTGCCACCGAGATGCTGAAGACCGAGCTGGGCATCGAGGTCACGCACGTGCCCTACAACGGCAGCGCGCCGGCGCTGTCGGCGCTGCTCGCCAATGACACGCAGCTGATGGTGGACGTGGTCAGCACCTCGCTGCCGCACATCAAGGCCGGCAAGCTCAAGGCGCTGGCCGTCACGGGCCGCCAGCGGCTGGACGTCCTGCCCAATGTGCCGACCGTCGCCGAAGGCGGCTACCCCAACTTCCAGGCCGCCACGTGGTTCGGCCTGGCCGTGCCGGCGCAGACTCCGCCCGAGGCGGTGGCAAAGCTGCGCGCCGCGGCCGACAACGTGCTGAAGGACGCGAAGTTCCGCGCCGCCTTCAGCGACCTCGGCCTGGTGGTGCAGCCGCCGCGCACGCAGGCGGAGATCGACCGCTATGTCGAAGCGGACCGCGAACACTGGGGCAAGGTGATCCGCGCCAACAACATCACGCTGGATTGA
- a CDS encoding acyl-CoA synthetase, producing the protein MATDLWFEDMHRDGAELLDRGARLAGGLRAAGLREGDVVAVLLRNDPVYADVVHACRIGGTYYCPINWHFTTEEVRFLLADSGARALIVHAGLLAAVRDAVPAGMTVLVVADGAQAPDGTDYEAWLAQQGPYDGPRASPRGHMAYTSGTTGRPKGVLREPVPLDQLEDQLARARSLVRQVYGIVPGCRALMSAPLYHSAPGSFIQNALQMAERLVLTPRFDAEQVLALVEKHRIDVLYLVPIMYVRLLKLAPEVRARYDLSSIRFVASTGSPCAPEVKRAMLEWLGPVIHETYASSEAGMITVATPADAAARPGTAGKPVDDAQLRILDEDGKPCAPGEVGMVYVRQPAYPDFTYRNNEAARRAIDCDGLVTLGDMGYVDADGYLFICDRASDMVISGGVNIYPAEIEHELVHYPGVADCVVFGVPDDEYGERLLAMVQPMPDVTIHEAEVIDWLRARLSGFKVPRSIVIEPQLPRDETGKLAKRRLRDRYWEGRQRRV; encoded by the coding sequence ATGGCCACAGACCTCTGGTTCGAAGACATGCACCGCGACGGCGCCGAACTGCTCGACCGCGGCGCCCGCCTTGCCGGCGGCCTGCGCGCCGCCGGCCTGCGGGAGGGCGATGTGGTGGCGGTGCTGCTGCGCAACGATCCGGTCTATGCCGATGTCGTCCACGCCTGCCGCATCGGCGGTACCTATTACTGCCCGATCAACTGGCACTTCACCACCGAGGAAGTGCGCTTCCTGCTGGCCGACAGCGGTGCCCGCGCGCTGATCGTGCACGCCGGCCTGCTGGCCGCGGTGCGCGACGCCGTACCGGCCGGCATGACCGTGCTGGTGGTGGCCGACGGCGCGCAGGCGCCGGATGGCACTGACTATGAAGCCTGGCTTGCACAGCAGGGCCCGTACGACGGCCCGCGCGCGTCCCCGCGCGGCCATATGGCCTACACCTCCGGTACCACCGGCCGTCCCAAGGGCGTGCTGCGCGAGCCGGTGCCGCTGGACCAGCTGGAAGACCAGCTCGCGCGTGCGCGCTCGCTGGTGCGGCAGGTGTATGGCATCGTCCCCGGCTGCCGCGCGTTGATGTCGGCGCCGCTGTACCACAGCGCGCCCGGGTCGTTCATCCAGAACGCGCTGCAGATGGCCGAGCGTCTCGTGCTCACGCCGCGCTTCGATGCCGAGCAGGTGCTGGCGCTCGTGGAAAAGCACCGCATCGACGTGCTTTATCTCGTGCCGATCATGTACGTGCGCCTGCTCAAGCTGGCGCCCGAGGTGCGCGCGCGCTACGACCTGTCGTCGATCCGCTTCGTCGCCTCGACCGGCTCGCCGTGCGCGCCGGAGGTCAAGCGCGCGATGCTCGAATGGCTGGGGCCGGTGATCCACGAAACCTATGCGTCGAGCGAGGCCGGCATGATCACGGTGGCCACGCCCGCTGACGCCGCCGCCCGCCCGGGCACGGCCGGCAAGCCGGTAGATGATGCGCAGCTGCGCATCCTCGACGAGGACGGCAAGCCGTGCGCGCCGGGCGAGGTCGGCATGGTGTATGTGCGCCAGCCCGCCTACCCTGACTTCACTTACCGCAACAATGAAGCCGCGCGCCGCGCCATCGACTGCGATGGCCTGGTGACGCTCGGCGACATGGGCTACGTCGATGCCGACGGCTACCTGTTCATCTGCGACCGCGCCTCGGACATGGTGATCTCGGGCGGCGTGAACATCTATCCGGCCGAGATCGAGCACGAGCTGGTGCATTACCCGGGCGTGGCCGATTGCGTGGTGTTCGGCGTTCCCGACGACGAATACGGCGAGCGGCTGCTGGCCATGGTGCAGCCGATGCCGGACGTGACGATCCATGAGGCGGAGGTGATCGACTGGCTGCGCGCGCGCCTCTCGGGCTTCAAGGTGCCGCGCAGCATCGTGATCGAGCCGCAGTTGCCGCGCGACGAAACCGGCAAGCTGGCCAAGCGCCGGCTGCGCGACCGCTATTGGGAAGGGCGCCAGCGGCGCGTCTGA
- a CDS encoding LysR family transcriptional regulator: MDLNLIEAFVDIVDAGNLAEAGRRRGVTRSQVSRQLRELEQQAGAQLLRRTTRRLELTEPGQALYQHGLRILQEVASAQAEIDSLGKTLRGHVRVSMPTGLGDAFVAPLLLQFAQRYPGITLRVFFANRVVDLIASEIDVALRVTSSPPLDHVAREICPIDWQLCASPTYLERVAPPRVPADLARCHFLCPPYGSRFVLALNRDGQREEVELAPHLQSEHFRFLLQAVREGHGIGLLPRYMSWEEVRQGRLVHVLTDWKAEGLGSSLYVITTPSRHPTMAARALIAFLKEEIGRLPVFNE, encoded by the coding sequence ATGGACCTGAATCTGATCGAAGCCTTTGTGGACATCGTCGATGCCGGCAACCTCGCCGAAGCCGGCCGGCGGCGCGGCGTCACGCGTTCGCAGGTAAGCCGCCAGTTGCGTGAGCTGGAACAGCAGGCCGGCGCCCAGCTCCTGCGCCGGACCACGCGCCGGCTGGAGTTGACCGAGCCGGGCCAGGCGCTTTACCAGCACGGGCTGCGTATCCTGCAGGAGGTGGCGTCGGCGCAGGCCGAGATCGACAGCCTCGGCAAGACGCTGCGCGGCCACGTGCGCGTGAGCATGCCCACGGGCCTGGGCGACGCGTTCGTCGCGCCGCTGCTGCTGCAGTTCGCGCAGCGCTATCCGGGCATCACGCTGCGGGTGTTTTTTGCGAACCGCGTGGTCGACCTGATCGCATCGGAAATTGACGTGGCGCTGCGCGTGACCTCATCGCCGCCGCTGGACCACGTGGCGCGCGAGATCTGTCCGATCGACTGGCAGCTCTGCGCCTCGCCTACGTACCTGGAACGCGTGGCGCCGCCGCGCGTACCGGCCGACCTCGCGCGCTGCCACTTCCTTTGCCCGCCCTACGGTTCGCGCTTCGTGCTGGCGCTCAATCGCGACGGTCAGCGCGAGGAAGTCGAACTCGCGCCTCATCTGCAGTCCGAACACTTCCGCTTTCTGCTGCAGGCCGTGCGCGAAGGCCATGGTATCGGCCTGCTGCCGCGCTATATGAGCTGGGAGGAAGTGCGCCAGGGCCGTCTCGTGCACGTGCTGACCGACTGGAAGGCCGAAGGGCTCGGCAGCAGCCTTTATGTCATCACTACGCCGAGCCGGCACCCGACTATGGCGGCGCGGGCGCTGATTGCGTTTTTGAAGGAAGAGATTGGGAGGCTGCCGGTGTTCAATGAGTGA
- a CDS encoding helix-turn-helix domain-containing protein, producing the protein MPPTDFTTMPCPVARSMAVLGERWAILVLREAFYGSTRFDEFEKNLGIAPNILSARLKTLVTHGLLARVTPEGGGRHVYQLTEKGRDFFPAYVALKAWADRWMTDDKGPLTVLQDKRSGTEISPPSLTRADGSAITLDDLSVMPGPGAGHLLRRRFGEAAAEPEDNHA; encoded by the coding sequence ATGCCCCCCACAGATTTCACCACCATGCCCTGCCCGGTGGCCCGCTCGATGGCGGTGCTCGGAGAGCGCTGGGCCATCCTGGTGCTGCGCGAAGCGTTCTACGGCAGCACGCGCTTCGATGAGTTCGAGAAAAACCTGGGCATCGCGCCCAACATCCTGAGCGCGCGGCTGAAGACGCTGGTCACGCATGGACTGCTGGCCCGCGTCACGCCTGAAGGCGGCGGGCGCCACGTCTACCAGCTTACGGAAAAGGGGCGGGACTTCTTCCCGGCCTATGTCGCGCTCAAGGCCTGGGCCGATCGCTGGATGACCGATGACAAGGGTCCGTTGACGGTGCTGCAGGACAAGCGCAGCGGCACCGAAATCTCGCCGCCCTCGCTCACGCGCGCCGACGGCAGCGCCATCACGCTGGACGACCTCAGTGTCATGCCCGGCCCTGGCGCCGGCCACTTGCTGCGGCGCCGCTTCGGCGAAGCCGCCGCCGAGCCGGAGGACAACCATGCCTGA
- a CDS encoding MATE family efflux transporter gives MPETPAMTVSSTVAKSGSADPVPATELARRIGSLAGPTAVIALLQAGAQLVETWLAARQGTSALAGWAVVLPFALLLQQMSTGAMGGGVVSAIARALGANKREEASSLVLHALIIAVTAGLAFAVVLAGFPRGVLGAVAGVTAAEAAATYAIWLFGAGAVPAWLANTLASVLRGGGRHALAARVLALMWLAFPLLSWLLAEPLGMGLAGIGAALAAVSWAAALAMAVVVARGGAGFVPVLRMRPSRALFARILSVGLVACALASVANLTTILVTAQLRHHGTAAVAAYGISARLEFLMIPLAFGVGSALTALVGRAVGAGDWHTARRTAWVGALLALLIAGLAGALVGMMPHRFAALFTRDQQVAAIAARALSWVGPAFGGFGLGMALYFASMGAGRMRWPMAAGLCRIGLAAGGGWLLANVAGMGLDGHFLGVAMGITAYGLVTALGVREGEWSAR, from the coding sequence ATGCCTGAAACGCCAGCCATGACCGTATCCAGTACCGTCGCCAAATCCGGCAGCGCCGACCCCGTACCGGCAACCGAGCTGGCGCGGCGCATCGGCAGCCTGGCCGGCCCCACTGCCGTGATTGCGCTGCTGCAGGCCGGCGCGCAACTGGTGGAGACCTGGCTCGCCGCACGCCAGGGCACCTCGGCCCTGGCCGGCTGGGCCGTGGTGCTGCCGTTCGCGCTGCTGCTGCAGCAGATGTCCACAGGCGCCATGGGCGGCGGCGTGGTGTCCGCCATCGCCCGCGCGCTGGGCGCCAACAAGCGCGAAGAAGCCTCGTCGCTGGTGCTGCACGCGCTCATCATCGCAGTCACGGCCGGACTGGCGTTCGCCGTCGTGCTGGCGGGCTTCCCGCGCGGCGTGCTGGGCGCGGTGGCCGGGGTCACGGCAGCGGAGGCAGCGGCCACCTATGCCATCTGGCTGTTTGGCGCGGGCGCGGTGCCGGCCTGGCTCGCCAATACGCTCGCTTCGGTGCTGCGCGGCGGCGGACGCCACGCGCTGGCCGCGCGCGTGCTGGCGCTGATGTGGCTGGCGTTCCCGCTGCTGTCGTGGCTGCTGGCCGAGCCGCTGGGCATGGGCCTGGCCGGCATTGGCGCGGCGCTGGCCGCGGTGTCGTGGGCCGCGGCGCTGGCGATGGCCGTGGTGGTGGCGCGCGGCGGCGCGGGCTTCGTGCCGGTGCTGCGCATGCGCCCGTCGCGGGCACTGTTCGCGCGCATCCTGTCGGTCGGGCTGGTGGCGTGCGCGCTGGCCTCGGTGGCCAACCTGACCACCATCCTCGTCACCGCGCAGCTGCGGCATCACGGCACGGCGGCCGTGGCTGCCTACGGCATCTCGGCACGGCTGGAATTCCTGATGATCCCGCTGGCGTTCGGCGTCGGCTCGGCGCTGACCGCGCTGGTCGGCCGCGCGGTCGGCGCGGGCGACTGGCATACCGCACGCCGCACGGCGTGGGTCGGCGCGCTGCTGGCGCTGCTCATCGCCGGGCTGGCCGGTGCGCTGGTCGGCATGATGCCGCACCGGTTCGCCGCGCTGTTCACGCGGGACCAGCAGGTAGCGGCCATTGCCGCGCGCGCGCTGTCCTGGGTCGGGCCGGCCTTCGGCGGCTTCGGGCTTGGCATGGCGCTGTACTTTGCGTCGATGGGCGCGGGCCGCATGCGCTGGCCGATGGCGGCCGGCCTGTGCCGGATCGGCCTGGCTGCCGGCGGCGGCTGGCTGCTGGCCAATGTCGCCGGCATGGGGCTGGACGGGCATTTCCTGGGCGTGGCGATGGGCATTACCGCCTACGGCCTGGTGACGGCGCTGGGCGTGCGCGAAGGGGAATGGTCAGCGCGCTAG
- a CDS encoding efflux transporter outer membrane subunit: MRPRAWMLGACAAVALGGCAIGPNYQRPETPDVAQYRMDTGQLAIAADGDWWNQFNDPVLNALIDEALANNYDVRIAAARIDEFRGQLMVARSGLFPHVNLNAAATRQRAGTFNGTQFASFDAPRNSYQLLANASWELDLWGRIRRQAEAAEASLWNAEYARRGVVLSLAASVVQGYATLRGLDAQLEVAKQTLDSRASGLDIFKQRYEGGVISEMELAQAQNDFYVAEASIPQIRTSIAQTENALSVLLGRQPGPIERGKDIYALQAPPVGADLPALLLSRRPDVLQAEQAAVAANAQLGAAQALYLPSVNLSGLFGAIASSPAGLWDSASRVWGVGAGLTQPIFQGGAIRGQVQTASAQRTEAMLAYQGTVLAALADVNTALANGVETRNRLGSLRQQEKSLTVYADQAYARYEGGYSSYLEVTNAREKLFDAQLAAIQGQVDVLNGTAALYKSLGGGWPAVPDAVRGAGMQGNAPVLAR; this comes from the coding sequence ATGAGACCGCGTGCCTGGATGCTGGGCGCCTGCGCGGCAGTGGCGCTGGGCGGTTGCGCGATCGGGCCCAACTACCAGCGGCCGGAAACGCCCGATGTCGCGCAGTACCGCATGGACACCGGCCAGCTCGCCATCGCGGCGGACGGCGACTGGTGGAACCAGTTCAACGATCCGGTGCTCAATGCGCTGATCGACGAGGCGCTGGCGAACAACTATGACGTGCGCATCGCCGCCGCGCGCATCGACGAATTCCGCGGCCAGCTGATGGTCGCGCGCTCGGGCCTATTTCCGCACGTGAACTTGAACGCGGCGGCCACGCGCCAGCGCGCGGGCACGTTCAACGGCACGCAGTTCGCATCGTTCGACGCGCCGCGCAATTCGTACCAGTTGCTGGCCAACGCAAGCTGGGAGCTGGACCTGTGGGGTCGCATCCGGCGCCAGGCCGAGGCCGCCGAGGCCAGCCTGTGGAATGCCGAGTACGCGCGTCGCGGCGTGGTGCTGTCGCTGGCCGCGTCGGTGGTACAGGGCTATGCCACGCTGCGCGGGCTCGACGCCCAGCTCGAAGTCGCCAAGCAGACGCTGGATTCGCGCGCCAGCGGGCTCGATATCTTCAAGCAGCGCTATGAAGGCGGCGTCATCTCCGAGATGGAGCTGGCCCAGGCCCAGAATGACTTCTATGTCGCCGAGGCTTCCATTCCGCAGATCCGCACCAGCATTGCGCAGACGGAGAACGCGCTGTCAGTGTTGCTCGGGCGCCAGCCGGGGCCGATAGAGCGGGGCAAGGACATCTATGCGCTGCAGGCGCCGCCGGTGGGCGCCGACCTGCCCGCGCTGCTGCTGTCGCGCCGGCCCGACGTGCTGCAGGCCGAGCAGGCTGCGGTGGCGGCCAATGCGCAACTGGGCGCGGCGCAGGCGCTCTATCTGCCGTCCGTCAACCTGAGCGGCTTGTTCGGCGCGATCGCCTCGTCACCTGCGGGTTTGTGGGACAGTGCGTCGCGGGTGTGGGGGGTTGGTGCAGGGCTGACCCAGCCCATCTTCCAGGGCGGAGCGATCCGTGGCCAGGTGCAGACGGCGTCAGCGCAGCGCACCGAGGCCATGCTGGCCTACCAGGGCACCGTGCTGGCCGCGCTTGCCGACGTGAACACCGCCCTGGCCAACGGCGTCGAGACGCGTAATCGGCTGGGAAGCCTGCGCCAGCAGGAAAAAAGCCTGACCGTTTATGCCGACCAGGCCTATGCAAGATATGAGGGCGGCTATTCGAGCTACCTGGAAGTGACCAACGCGCGCGAGAAGCTGTTCGACGCGCAGCTGGCGGCGATCCAGGGGCAGGTCGACGTGCTCAACGGCACCGCGGCGCTGTACAAGTCGCTGGGCGGCGGCTGGCCGGCGGTGCCCGATGCGGTCAGGGGCGCAGGCATGCAGGGCAATGCGCCCGTCCTAGCGCGCTGA